The Desmodus rotundus isolate HL8 chromosome 3, HLdesRot8A.1, whole genome shotgun sequence genome includes a region encoding these proteins:
- the LRRC10 gene encoding leucine-rich repeat-containing protein 10, whose amino-acid sequence MGNTIRALVAFIPADRCQNYVVGDLREMPLDKMVDLSGTQLRRFPMHVCSFRELVKLYLSDNHLSSLPLELGQLQNLQILALDFNNFKALPQVVCTLKQLCILYLGNNKLCDLPNELSLLQNLRTLWVEANCLTQLPDVVCELRLLKTLHAGSNALRLLPSQLRRLRELRTIWLSGNLLTEFPPVLLHMPFLEVIDVDRNGIRYFPSLAHLPSLKLVIYDHNPCRNAPKVAKGVRRVGRWAEETPEPDRRKARRYALAEESQEAQALALAPALPPTTS is encoded by the coding sequence ATGGGGAACACCATCAGGGCCCTGGTGGCCTTCATTCCGGCTGACCGCTGCCAGAACTACGTGGTCGGAGACCTCCGGGAGATGCCGCTGGACAAGATGGTCGATCTGAGTGGGACCCAGCTACGCCGCTTCCCCATGCACGTGTGCTCCTTCCGGGAGCTAGTCAAGCTCTACCTGAGTGACAACCACCTCAGCAGCCTGCCTCTGGAGCTGGGGCAGCTACAGAATCTGCAGATCCTGGCCCTGGATTTCAACAACTTCAAGGCTCTGCCCCAGGTGGTGTGTACTTTGAAACAGCTCTGCATCCTCTACCTGGGCAACAACAAACTCTGCGACCTGCCCAATGAACTGAGCCTGCTCCAGAATCTGCGGACCCTGTGGGTCGAGGCCAACTGCCTCACCCAGCTGCCAGATGTGGTCTGTGAGCTCCGTCTCCTTAAGACTCTGCATGCCGGCTCTAACGCCCTGCGTCTGCTACCAAGTCAGCTCCGGCGCCTCCGGGAGCTGAGGACCATCTGGCTCTCCGGCAACCTGCTGACTGAGTTTCCCCCTGTGCTGCTTCACATGCCCTTCCTGGAGGTGATTGACGTAGACCGGAACGGCATCCGCTACTTCCCCAGCTTGGCCCACTTGCCAAGTCTGAAGCTGGTTATCTACGACCACAATCCTTGCAGGAATGCACCCAAGGTGGCCAAAGGTGTGCGCCGCGTGGGAAGATGGGCAGAGGAGACCCCAGAGCCTGACCGCAGAAAAGCCAGGCGCTACGCTTTGGCCGAGGAAAGCCAGGAGGCTCAGGCACTTGCCCTGGCTCCTGCACTTCCTCCTACCACCTCATGA